Genomic segment of Arthrobacter antioxidans:
CGGGGAATGCTGATCAGGGCCTTTGGGCCCTGATACGGAGGCCGAAGTATTTGTAGCGTCGATAAAAGGCACCCTTCCGTCCCGGAATCACCGGGTACGACGCCGCGATCGAACCATCACTACGGACGAAGGACGACACCGTGTCAACAACGCCACGCCAGGACAGCTACTGGGACATGCCCGGCGCCCTTCATGCGTCGGAAGCCCTCACCCCGTCGCAGTGCTGGGCGCTGGCTACGACGCAGTCGCTCGGGCGTCTCGGCTTCTTCCACGAGGGGTTCCTGAACATCTTCCCCGTCAACTACTTCGTGCTCGATGAGCACCTGTATTTCCGGACCAGGGCCGACGGCACCATTGCCAGCAGCTATCTCGAGCACGCAGGATTCCAGGTCGACCTCACCGACCGGAACACCCAGAGCGGGTGGACCGTCCTGGCCAACGGACCAGCCACCCGCGTGGAGGACCCGGCCCTCCTGACCACCCTGTGGGGGAAAGTGTCGGAGGAGCCGTGGGCGCCCGGTCTGCGCGACCTCTTCTACGAGATGGCGCCGATCCGGCTGCGTGGTCGTCGCCTCTCGACCGCACGCTAGCCCTGATTGCCATGTCGACGATCCGGCTCGGAACCAAGGGGCCAGCTGCGGCCCATACCTCGACGACGGCGGACGCGGAAGGACACACCCTGGACACGAGGGCAGTCCGTGAACGGGCGCTGCATGGCGAACGTCCTCGTGGACTGGCCCCGGTCTGCCTGACCTGCGGCTCGGACGACGCCCTCGTCTATTCCACCTACTCCGAACAGGTGGTCCTGCCCAACGGCCGGACCCGACATGCCCGGGCGAGATACTGCTGCGCCCGCTGCGGGCGCAGCCGTGATCACGAGGTACCGGCCGGCTGGCGCCCGCCGGGCTGGTTCTGGTGCACCTGACGGGACACGTGCAACCGGCCCCGCCTCGGTGCACCCCGCGCTCGCCGTTGAGCCCCGGGGTGCACCTGTTCACTGCCCTGCACCTCACGGTGCAGGAGGAATGACCCCCAGGGGGAAGGGCGCCGGTGCCGTGCCCTGCGCAGTCAGACGCGCGGTGATGGACTCGGGGTGCAGGTCGGCCCGCACCGAGTCCCACGCCTGGGCTTCGCTCAGGTCGAGGACGACGTTCGTTCCCGGTGACAGGGTGGCTGCCCGTCTCACCACGAGGTCGAGCGCGTGCAGATTGACCGCCGACACGCAGCCGTGGACGAGGATCTGCACGATGTGGGCCTCGGCGTCGGCGCTGACGAGGATCTTCAGCTTCCGGTTGGAGGCCGACGGGTGCATCGCCATGGCGCGCCGCCGCATCGTCTCGTCCGATTCCGCACCGAGCGCGGATGTCCCGGAAGCCATCGCTCCCCGGCGGTAGGCGGTCCTCGCCGATCCCTGGGTCACGCCGGCGGACGTGATCGGACGCCTTCTCACCGGTCCAGCATTTCTGCGTGGTCGTCCCACCGCAGGCGTTCGCGCCCATCGGTGGTGAACCTGCCCAGTTCCTGCGCACGACGGCGTGCCTTCAGGAACACGAGCTCTTCCCCTGAGAACCAGTACTCCCCGTGGGCGTCCGCATGCAGGCTCTCCCCGATGGTTGCTTCCACCCGGTTGACCAGGGTGCGCGGAAGGACTACGCACCCCGGATTCTCAAGAACCCATTGCTGAACGCCCGGATCGATCCTGGTCCAGATTGAACTGATGTTGGTCACTGTGCGAACCTCTCGGATCGGTGTCTCGCCTTGCACGAACATCACACGCGAGACCTCAACCGACGACTAGGGCCTTAAGTCCCATCCGACGTCGTCCACCGCCCGCACCGTGGGTTACGTAGGCAGGAGAGAGGACCTTCGACCCTGCAGACATCACCATGCCTGGCGCACAGTGGACGCATGACGATGTCACTCGACAACCATGCCCTCGGGGGTGGCAGAAGGCGCGCAGCAGATGATCACGCGTCACTCGAGGACCTTCTGCGCCAGGCGGTGCGCCGCGCAGCCGACTGCGCGAGCCTCGACATCACCGTGACCGAGGGCATCGTGATGCTCTCCGGGGTGGTGCTACGGCGCGAGGACAGGTCGCGCGCCGGTTTCGCCTGCTGGTGTGACCCGACCGTCCGCGCCGTCTACAACAACCTGACCGTCGCCTCGAGCCCTGCGTGAGCACCTCGGGCGATGCCCTGACCTGTCAGCCGATCAGGACCTAAGGCCCCTGCACGCCTTCCGTAACGCGTCCTAGGCTGACGCTCATGCTGCAGCGCAGGATCCTCGCCGCGCAACCGGGTGGCCTGTCGGAAAGGCGC
This window contains:
- a CDS encoding BON domain-containing protein, whose amino-acid sequence is MTMSLDNHALGGGRRRAADDHASLEDLLRQAVRRAADCASLDITVTEGIVMLSGVVLRREDRSRAGFACWCDPTVRAVYNNLTVASSPA
- a CDS encoding pyridoxamine 5'-phosphate oxidase family protein; this translates as MSTTPRQDSYWDMPGALHASEALTPSQCWALATTQSLGRLGFFHEGFLNIFPVNYFVLDEHLYFRTRADGTIASSYLEHAGFQVDLTDRNTQSGWTVLANGPATRVEDPALLTTLWGKVSEEPWAPGLRDLFYEMAPIRLRGRRLSTAR